The Ornithinibacillus sp. 4-3 region TTTGAGCAAGGATTAGATGCTACATATGCCCATGGTAGAGCTTCTGAGAGACAGCTAGAAAATATTGAGAATTTGGGTGTAGTAAAAACAGTTGTTAATTATATGTCTCAGTTTTTAGGTTGTGAACCCACGATTGAAGCAGTTGTTGAAGCAAGGAATGAGCGTATTAAAGATGTAGAAGGATTAAAAAAATATACAAAAGATCTTTATGAGGATCAAAATATTGTTGGAACATTAGTAGACTGGCCCTTCAATGAAGATGTAGAGAATGAAAGCGTATTCCCGGTGCCTGTATATAGAATGTACAATTACGAGGATGTGTATTTCGAACAACTAAAAACAGCCTCTTCATTTGAAGAATTAATGACCGTACTTACTAAAAGTGTTCGAAAAGCTATCAATGAAGATGGTTATATTGCTTTAAAATGTCATGTTGCAGAACATTACACAATGGCAGTGCGTAATGTTACTGATGAAGAAGCGGCAATTCAGTTTGTTGCTGCTCAAAATGGAGATTACACGGCGCTTGAAAATGTTTATTTTGCGGCTTTCCGTAATCTAATGTTCGAAGCTCAAGACTTAGATGTTCCTATTCATATTCATGTTGGATCTACCGGGTTTAATCGTCAGTCAGCAGCATTTGTTCCAGAAATGGATCCATTTCAGTTTGCTCCATTTCTTGTCTCAGATCCACAATATGTAAAAACAAAAATTGTTCTCCTGCATCAAGGGTATCCATATACTCGTCATGCTTCATTAATGGCTTATTCGTTTCCTAATGTCTATGTTGACATGAGCTGGACACTTCCTTGGGCATCGTCTATTTTTTGCAGTTGTATAGAAGATGTTTTAAGTACAGCACCTCATACTAAAATATTTTTCGGTACAGGTCAGCATGGACTGCCAGAGATTGCATGGACTGCTTCAAAAGTGGCCAAAACCTGCCTAGCAGAAGTGATGAACAAAATGGTTTCTTTAAATTTAATGGCTCCTAGTCAAGCCGAAGAAACTGCAAAAATGCTTTTATACAAAAATGCGGAAGCTCTATATGATTCAAAAAAGAAAGCTTTAAGTAATATCCGATAAGAAATTTCTGAAAATGGCTGGTTTATGCTTGTTTAGATAAACCAGTCTTCACTAAAATAAAAATTCTCCAAATATTTTTACTAGTTTGCTATAAAAGTTCAATGATACGTATAAGAATCAAAACTAAAAAATTAAACATCTAGGGGGATAATTCATGTATAAAAGGAATCTTGGATTTTTTTTGATAATGTTAATTGTAAGTATTGCTCTTATTGGGTGTGCCGATAATACAGATAACTCCAACCAAGAAGAGGGAAATAATAATGATAATGAGGTTAAAGGAGGACAATTAGATTTTGCATATCATGTTCAACCAGCAACATTAGATCCTCATCTCACTGTAAATGATGCGACTAGGGATATTTCTGCACATATTTTTGAGGCGCTTCTGACGTTAGATACAAGCTTAGAAGTACAGCCAATGCTAGCGGAATCTTATGAATTAAGTGATGATCGAAAAATGATTACTTTCAATTTACGTCAAGGTGTTAAGTTTCATAATGGGGAAGAAATGACAGCTGATGATGTTATCGCATCCATGGAGAGATGGAAAACTTTATCCTCTCAAGCGGAAACATACCTAGAAGAAATGACATTTGAAAAGGAAGATGATTATACAGTAATTGCTCATATTCCAAATCCTACTATACAAGATCTATATATTTTAGCAGACACTGCACAATTTGCAGCAATAATGCCAGAGGAAATAATAGAGAATGCAAGTATTGAAGGCGTGGAAGACATGATTGGAACTGGCCCATATAAGTTCGTAGAATGGAAAACAGATAATTATATTCATGTTGAAAAATTCGATGATTATCAATCTCGTAGTGAAGAACCTAATGGCATGTCTGGACAGAAAAATGCTTATTTGGATGATATATATTTTCATTTAATTACTGATCCCTCTACTAGAATCGCAGGTTTGCAATCGGGTGATTATGACATTGCTAGTGATATTCCACCAGATAGTGCATTGAATTTCTTAAATGATGATAATTTCCAAACTGCTGTAGATTTTAGTTCATTTACACCTATTAACTTCAATAAAAAAGAAGGGGTGTTTAAGGATAAAAAGATTCGCCAAGCTGCTAACGCTGCTATAAATGTTGAAGATTTGCTAGAGGCAGCTTATGTTAATGAAGAATTTTATGAGCTAGACCACGCATTAGTAAAGAAAGAACAAACGGGCTGGTACAGTGATGTAGGTAGTGATGTATACAATACGTATGATCCTGAATTAGCAAAAGAGTTATTAGATGAAGCAGGATATGACGGTGAAGAAGTGGTTATTATTACTTCTCGTGAATATGCAAATTACTATAATATGTCTGTAGTTGTTAAAGAACAATTAGAAGCAGTAGGCATGAAGGTAAAGCTTGATGTAACTGATTGGGCAAGTGTTAGTCAGAAACGTGAAGACCCAGAGAAATTTGATATATTTTTTAATAGATTTATGATTAGGCCTTTACCTACTCAATATTTATTCATGAGTAATGAATGGTTTGGATGGACAGATAGTGAAGAGCTTGAAGAATTATCTGAGAAGATTTTATATGCTGATTCTCTTGAGGAAGCACAAAGCTATACAGATGAACTTCATGAAGTGTATTGGGATTACATTCCAATCCTTAAACCTGGAAATACTGCATTAATTACTACGTATACTAAAAATGTCAAAGGGTTTGATTATATGTCGAATCCTATTTTATGGAATGTGCAACTAGAGGAATAAGTACTGGCAAAACAAGTAACTTTTTCAAATTATATATTTAAGGTTAAGAATAGCGAAGAACAAACGTTTTTCGTTATTCTTGACGTTTACACGAGAAATTTTGTTGTTCGAGGTTCAGCTTTTTAAGTAGTCATATCGTGTATACTTAGGTTGTCTATAAATAAGATGATAATGGTATGTTTATGGCGTTTTACGGGAAGAAACTTTTGGCTAGTGACAACAATACGAGGAGTGCGGTGAATGAAAATATATACAATTGGACTTGTTTGTCCAGATGAAAAAACTAGATTCCATATCACTAATTTTTTGCAAATCGTTTTTAGAGGCTGGCTAAATGTT contains the following coding sequences:
- a CDS encoding ABC transporter substrate-binding protein, with product MYKRNLGFFLIMLIVSIALIGCADNTDNSNQEEGNNNDNEVKGGQLDFAYHVQPATLDPHLTVNDATRDISAHIFEALLTLDTSLEVQPMLAESYELSDDRKMITFNLRQGVKFHNGEEMTADDVIASMERWKTLSSQAETYLEEMTFEKEDDYTVIAHIPNPTIQDLYILADTAQFAAIMPEEIIENASIEGVEDMIGTGPYKFVEWKTDNYIHVEKFDDYQSRSEEPNGMSGQKNAYLDDIYFHLITDPSTRIAGLQSGDYDIASDIPPDSALNFLNDDNFQTAVDFSSFTPINFNKKEGVFKDKKIRQAANAAINVEDLLEAAYVNEEFYELDHALVKKEQTGWYSDVGSDVYNTYDPELAKELLDEAGYDGEEVVIITSREYANYYNMSVVVKEQLEAVGMKVKLDVTDWASVSQKREDPEKFDIFFNRFMIRPLPTQYLFMSNEWFGWTDSEELEELSEKILYADSLEEAQSYTDELHEVYWDYIPILKPGNTALITTYTKNVKGFDYMSNPILWNVQLEE
- a CDS encoding amidohydrolase family protein; translated protein: MTLNFDHLPFFDHHTHLLFTDKTKITAKELSMNFLHGYQDMDPFEQGLDATYAHGRASERQLENIENLGVVKTVVNYMSQFLGCEPTIEAVVEARNERIKDVEGLKKYTKDLYEDQNIVGTLVDWPFNEDVENESVFPVPVYRMYNYEDVYFEQLKTASSFEELMTVLTKSVRKAINEDGYIALKCHVAEHYTMAVRNVTDEEAAIQFVAAQNGDYTALENVYFAAFRNLMFEAQDLDVPIHIHVGSTGFNRQSAAFVPEMDPFQFAPFLVSDPQYVKTKIVLLHQGYPYTRHASLMAYSFPNVYVDMSWTLPWASSIFCSCIEDVLSTAPHTKIFFGTGQHGLPEIAWTASKVAKTCLAEVMNKMVSLNLMAPSQAEETAKMLLYKNAEALYDSKKKALSNIR